CGAATTCCGGTGTGCCGGGTTTCGCGTAGCTCTCCATGAAGCCTCCCGGCACAGTCTCCATGGCAAAGCCGAGGCCGTCGGCGAACCTGGGGTCCGGAGGTATGTCGACCACGCCGAAGAAGGCCGGCGCTCTGTCGGTCGCCACGGCGGCCGCTTTCGCGCCCTCGACCTCGCGGGCGAAGACGTCCGCATGGCGCTTTTTGGAGAGTATCTTTACCTTGACGTCCACCTCCTGGCCTGACGGAAGCCGGACACGAGCGTCGAAGACGCCCAGGCCCCCGCCGGCGCCGGCGGTCGCCCCCTTGTGCTGCTTGCCGACAGGCGCCGTCCGGTCGATGCTCACGAGGGTGGCGGTCTCGGACACGATGCGGGTAGACGCCACCCGGCCGCGTGGCGTCTCGAGGACGCCGGCGCTGGCCTGCGGCGCGCTGCTGGCATCCGTCTGAGCGTGGGCGGCGTCGGTGGCCTGCTTGCCAGCAGTGGCCGGGTCGCCGGCGGAGCCGGGCGGCAGGGCATGCTGCGACCCCGGCGGCAGCTCCCGGCCACCCGTGCCTGTTACATCCGGGCGGCCCACCAGGGCGTCCCAGGCCTTGCCCTTGAGATTCGGCTCGTGGGTAATGATGTCGAGGGCGCCGCCGAGGACGATCTCCTGCACGGCGTTCGAGGCGACCTTCTCCAGCAGCTCGTCCATGCTCTTCGGCCAGTTGCCCTCGATCATGCCCTCGAGCACCACCTCGATGGGAGTCGATAGCACGCCAGAGCCGGCGTCGGCCAGGCGGCCGATGAGGAACGTCCGCACGCTGTCGTTCGTGACGAAGGTCAGCCTGTTGCCGAGCATGGCCTGAAACTTGCTCCCCAGCGCCCCGCCGATCAACGAGGTGATGAATGTGACGACCGCTTCCTTGCCGCCCTTCCAGAGGATGGCGCCCGGGTCGAAGCGCCCCTGGCCGACCTGCGACGCGGCCTCGAACGCCATCTCGGCGCCGCCGGCCCCGGCCGCCGAGCCGCCTGCAATCCCCAGCATTCCGTAGGCCCGGCCCGCGACGCCCCCGCCGATGGTGAGCACCACCTTGCAGCCGACCTTCACCGCCTCCAGCCCCTTGATTACGGTCGCAGCCCCTTCCAGCGTCCGGCGCCGGTAAGCGAAGACCTTACGGATGAACTCCTGGATTTCGTCCGCGACGATCGGGATCGTGAGCAGCGCCGCCTCATACTGGCCGCCGATGACGGCGGTCTCGATGCTGCGAGTGTGGCCGTAGACCTTCAACCAGTCGTCGAAGCTCGGCAGGACGGCGCTGGCGCGCTCCAGTTGCTCCGGCTTCAGGCTGCCGAGGAACTCCATCTTCTCGAAGAGGTTCATGTCGTCGAGCTTCTTGCCAGGCGGCAAGAACCTCGCAGCCGCTTCCCAGTCGATGTCGCTGCTGAAGAACTCGGCGACTGCGCTCACGCCCGGGAACTCCCGCTTGCGCTCCCTCTCGAACTCGAAGTCGCTCTCCGCCTTCTCCATCCAAAGGCGCAACTCCTTGCTCTGTTCCTTGGCCGCCCGGGCGACAGGGCTGCCCTCCACGCTCTCGTAGTAGTCGTGCCAGACGGTATTGCCCAGGGGGCCATTTCGCGGGTCGTGGAGCTTCTCCCACGTGATGAGGCCGCCCTCCGTCGGCAGCCAGACGCCGTTCCAGTAAACGCCGGCAAAGACATCCTCGATCGGGTGGGTGCCGCGCCCCATGAGGTCGAATATTGTCGGCTTGGAGGCCAGGCGCAGCACCCATCGCTCGCGGAACTGGCGCTCGGCATCGATGTTCCAGTCCTGCTCCCTGAGGATCCCCGGGTCGATCAGCTTCGAGGTGTCGACTTCGATGGTCGTGACCTCTGGTGGCTCCCTGAACTTCGACTCCACCCTCTCCCGCTGCTCGTGGTACTCGCTCAGGTACTGGTAGGACTCGATGCCCTCTCGCCGGTACTTCTCGCGGGCCCGCTTCTCGAACTCGGCGACGTCCTCGATGACGCCGCGCGTGTGCACACGCCAGTCGAGGTACTTCTGCACGGTCTTGATCTGCTTCGCATCCAGGACGCCCACCAGTTGCGGCCACTTGGAGGCGATCAACTCTTCCGCCCGCGGCGCCTTCTCCGAAGCCTCACCGCCCCCGGGCGCCCGCTGCAGCGCGGCCGCGGGCTGGAGCAGCGCATCGGCCTCCGCGGCAACGGACGGCCTCAGGGAGAGGAGCGCCCCCGGGGGCTCGGCGGCCGCGAGCCGCGCGAAGCCCGCGTTCCCCAGACTGGACTGCAGCGCCTGCACGCGCGCCGTGGCCGGTCCACGCTTGCCGCCTGTCTGCGGCTTTCCTGCGCCGGCGCCACGCTTCGATTGAGATGACGTCGGGCGGCCACGGCCGTTCCGGCGGGCATTTCCTCCCATTCCTCACCGTCCTCCAACGCCCGAGTCCTTCGGCAGGTCCGCGGCGGAGCCTACCATCAAAGGATTTTCCTGCGATTGACGGGCGGTTGATCTCGCCGCGTTCCGGGGGCGGACTGTTGCCGGGCGCCACGCTCGGGTCTAGACTCCGCGCCGAGCCGACAGGAGGTATCCCATGACCACACACGCGGGATCGCAGCCGGCGAGGATGCTGCCGCCCGTCGAGGAACGGGAGTGGCGCGAGGTACTGTGGGAGACATCCGCGTCGGGGGTCCTCACAATCACCCTCAACCGGCCCGAGCGCCTCAATGCCCTGAACTTCCGCCTCCTGCGAGAAGTGACGCAGCTGATCGAGCACGCGCGCTCGGAACAGAGCATTCGCGTCGTCGCCCTTCGCGGGCAGGGGACCCGCGCCTTCTGCTCTGGCGACGACCTCAAAGGCATGGACCCCGAGCCAGGCGTCGACAGCTCCCAGACCATGCACCACCCGCTACTGCTGGCGATACGAGAACTGCCGAAGCCCGTCGTGGCGCTCATCAAGGGCTTCGCGCTCGGCCACGGCTTCGAGTTGGCCTGTGCCTGCGACATGCGGCTCTGCGCCGACAACCTGGACGCCGGTGACCACCGCGTCTACCGCTCTATCGGCATGAACGGCGGCACATCCTGGTTCCTACCCCGCATCGTCGGCCAGGGACGCGCGCTCGAGCTGCTCATGACGGGTGCCCACATGACCGCCGAGCAGGCGCTGGCGTGGGGTTGGGCGACCAGGGTCTGGCCGCTGGCCGAGTTCGACGAGCGCGCCGGCGAGTATCTGGAGATGCTGGCGCGCCTGCCCACCATCGCCGCAGGCGCCTTCAAGGCCGCGGTCGAGTTCTCCTCATCCCACAGCCTGCGCGACTCCCTGGCGAACGAGCTGGCCGTCTCGGCGCGCATCCGCGGTACCGAGGACGCCGCCGAGGGCCGCCGCTCCTTCCATGAGAAGCGTGCGCCCGTCTATCACGGACGCTGAAGCGCCTTACGCGCGCGTCACGGAAGTCGAACGCGGCTGTAACGAGGCACTTTTGCCCTTTGACGGGGCCGGGGTCGCCTGCCGTTAGGCTGGAGGCATGGTACTGGTCTATCTCAAGGACGGCCGCTGCGTAGAGGTGGCAAACGCGGTGCGCGCCGAAGAGGCCGACGGGAACCTCGTCTGCTTCGATGCCGACTCCGCCCCGATCGCGACCTTCGCCGCGGCGGAAGTAACCGCATTCACTGCGGATGACCAGACGGCAGCACTCCTGAAAGACGAGGCGTGCACCGAGCTGGAAGTCCTGGAAGCGGACGGGACCGCCGAGCACGCCTGAACCAGGTCGGGCGGCGCCGCGAGCGCCCGCGCGCGGAGGCTCAGACCAGCGGCTCCGGCTCCTCGAGGTCGACGTGGAACTTCGAGCGGTCGCCGCGCACGATCATCTTCCGGTACTCGTAGGGTCGCCCGTCCGCCCGCATGCTGACGTGTGTGAACAGGAACGCGGGCGAGGCGACGCTCGCAGCCAGTAGTTCCGCCTCCGCTTCGTCGAGGACAGTAACCTCGATCTCCTTGTGCTGCCGTCCGCCCTCGATCCCGTACTGCTCGCGCAGGAAGGTCTTCATGGTCCTCGAGCGCAGCAGGGGCTGGTCGAAGTCCGGGAAGTTCCGGTAGGGCAGCCATGACGTGATGAGCATGTCTGGCGTCCCATCCACCGTCACGATCCGTCTCAGCTCCCAGACCTCGTCGCCCAGCGGCAGCTGCAGGCGCGCGGCCACGTTTGGCGGCGCGGGCCTGCGCGAGAGGCCGTCGATAACGGTGCGGGCGACGGCGCCTTCCAGCTTGAAGTCGCTAGGGTTCACGTACATGTCGAGGAGGTTGTGCGAAATCTTCGGCCGGGCAACGAAGGTGCCGCGCCCCGGGTAGCGCTCGATCAGTCCCTGGTGCTGGAGGTACTGGAGCGCCTGCCTCACGGTCGCCCGGCTGACGGAGAACTCCGCGGAAAGCTCCTTTTCGGTCGGCAGCTGGCGCCCCGGCTTCCACTCGCCGGACTCGATCTGCTGGATCAGCAGCTCGCGGAGCTGGTGGTACAGGGGTACGGAGCGGCTGAGGACCTTTCCGCCCTCGCTTTCGGCCTTGCCTCTTGACGCCATATCCATGCGAATACTACCATCCGCGGGCGCAAGGAATTGTACGGACAAATTCCGGGCGCGGTCCTTCAGGAGGACGCGAAATGGGAGCAAAGTACTGGGCCCGCATCGCCACGCCGCCGGCCTCCTCCACAAGCTGCAAATCACGCTGAAGCTGCGCGACATGCCCGTCTACCGAAAAGCGGTCGCAGGGGGAGCGCCCAGGACGTACTGTCCGGCTCCAGGACCTGAAGACCGAGGGCGTCATATAGTGCCACCGCCACAAGTGACTCGGACGATCGCGTGACGCGCGCCGGTAAGAGAGGGGCAAGCTCAGGTAGCTCACGCCAGGCCAGGAGTGCCCTGGAACCACTCCAGACGGGCAGAAAGGGACACATGACGACCACACGGGACCTCCCTGACATACAGGCGATCGAGGAGCTGCTTGCCACCCAGAGGGCTATTCGCTTCTTCGCCGACCGGCCGGTCGACGATGCCCTGATCGAGCGCGTCCTCCGGGCCGCGACGCGCGCCCCGAGCGCCCGCAACGCGCAGCCCTGGCGCTTCATCGTCGTCCGCAACCGTGAGACCAAGGCGGCCCTGGGCAAGATCTTCGACGAGCTCGGCGAGCGCATGCCTCATGGCGCGCCCGAGCGCATGCCCTGGGAGGAAGTCCCCGTCCTCATCGCCGTCTGCGCCGAGTCCGGGGCCGGTGCTCCTGCATCCGTCTCCGGGGCAGTGGCACAGGCGGCATCGATCTATCCGGCGGTGCAGAACATGCTGCTCGCCGCCCACGCCCTCGGCCTGGGCACCGTGATGACGACCCGCTGGAAGGCCCGGGAGGAGGAGGTGAAGCCCCTTCTCGGCGTGCCCGAGAACGTCGCGGTCTACGCCATCGTCCCGATGGGCTGGCCGGACAGAGCATACGGCCGGGGCAAGCGCCGGCCAGTCCGAGAGCTGACGTACCGCGAGACCTACGGCAATCCCTGGAAGTAGGTCCAGAAGGGAGGCGGTGAATGGGACCGCTCGAAGGTGTGCGCGTGCTGGACCTGACCTGGTTCCACCAGGGCGGTTACTCGACCGTGATCCTCGCCGACCTCGGCGCCGAGATCATCAAGGTGGAGCGCCCTGGTGTCGGCGACCCCGGCCGCCAAATCGGCCGCTTCGTCAAGGACGGCGCCACAATCGTCCCCTATTTCATCGCCCACGACCGGGGCAAGAAGAGCATCACGGTGGATCTCCAGCACCCCGAGGGCAAGGCGCTCATCGAACGCCTCGTCCCCACCGTGGACGTGCTCGTGCACAACTTCCGCCCGGGTGTGATGGAGCGCCTCGGCCTCGCCTACGAGGACCTGAGGCCTCTGAACCCAGGCCTGATCTACGCCTCGGCCTCCGCCTACGGCGAGCGCGGCCCCCTGCGCGAGCAGCCGGGTTTCGACATCGTGGGCCAGGCGCGCGGCGGCCTCATGAGCGTCACCGGTACGGAGGAGTCCGGGCCGCTCCCGGCCGGCGCTATGGTCGCCGACCATACCGGCGCCATGTTCCTGGCCCAGGGCATCACTGCGGCCCTCTACCACAAGGCGCGCACCGGCGAGGGCCAGGCCCTCGACGTCTCCCTGTACGGCACCGTGATGTGCTTGCAGTCCTGGGAGATCAACCAGTACTCCATCACCGGCAACCTGCCCCCTAAGTCGGGCCGCGGCCATCAGCTCAATCGCGGCCTCTGGGGCTCGTTCCAGTGCGCCGACGGCAAGTGGCTGGTGCTGGCCGGGATGGGCGGCGAGCGCTTCAACCGCTTCGTGGAGCTGGCCGGCCTCAAGGAGCGGCTCGAATCGGACCCCGCCCTCTCGACGCCAGAGGGGCGCATGCGGGACCGCGACCGGCTCTGGCGAGTGGTCGAGGAGGGCATGCGCAGCCGTCCGCGGGACGAGTGGTTGCGCTTGTTCGCGAAGCACGACATCATCGTCGCGCCGGTGCAGGACTACGCCGAAGTCCTCGAAGACGAACAGGCCTGGGCTAACGACTACCTCGTGCGGGTAGAGCACCCCGAGGCCGGCGAGCTCCGCATCGTCGGCACGCCGATCCACATGTCCGGCACGCCCGCCGGCAACTTCGCCCTGCCGCCGGAGCTTGGCCAGCACACCGAGGAGGTGCTGCTCGCTACCGGTTTTACCTGGGAAGACCTGACGCGCCTGCGCGAAGCGGGGGCCATCTAGAGGAGTGGACATGGACGGCGACGTAGTCTTGTGCGAGCGCGACGGCCCCGTAGCTCTCGTTACCCTCAACCGACCAGACAAGCACAACGCCGTCAACCGCGACATGCAGGCGGCCCTCGCCGCGACCATCGAGGCGCTGGAGGCGGACGACGACTGCCTGGTGATCGTGCTCACGGGCGCCGGCGACAAGGCCTTCTGCGCCGGCGCCGACATGGGCGAAGTGCTGGAGCGCGGTGCGCTGGAACCGCGGCCAGCGGGCGCGCCCCCACCGCCCCCCGCGCCAAACGGCGTCGGCGCAGTCGCCCGGGCGAAAAAGCCGGTCATCGGCGCGATCAACGGCTACGCCTACGGGCTGGGCGCGCAACTCTCGCTCTCCGTCGACATCCGCATCGCCTCGGAGAATGCGCGTTGGCGTTTCGTGGGCGCCAGCTACGGGCTCGTCGTTAGCGGCGCCGACCTGCCGCGCATCGTCGGCCCGGCGGTCGCGAAGGAGCTGCTCTTTACCACACGTGTGGTCGACGCTGACGAAGCGTTACGTATCGGCCTCGCCAACCGTGTGGTCCCCGCCGCCGACCTGCTGCCAACCTCGCTGGAGATGGCCAGGCAGATCGCCGCCAACTCTCCCGGCGCGGTGCGCTGGGCGAAGCGCGTCGTTGACGCCGCGACGACCATCGAGGCGGGCCGCGCCGCCGAAGCGGAAGCAGGGCGCGCCCTGCGCGGGACCAGCGACAACACGACGCGTTTCAGGGC
The nucleotide sequence above comes from Dehalococcoidia bacterium. Encoded proteins:
- a CDS encoding nitroreductase family protein codes for the protein MTTTRDLPDIQAIEELLATQRAIRFFADRPVDDALIERVLRAATRAPSARNAQPWRFIVVRNRETKAALGKIFDELGERMPHGAPERMPWEEVPVLIAVCAESGAGAPASVSGAVAQAASIYPAVQNMLLAAHALGLGTVMTTRWKAREEEVKPLLGVPENVAVYAIVPMGWPDRAYGRGKRRPVRELTYRETYGNPWK
- a CDS encoding GntR family transcriptional regulator yields the protein MASRGKAESEGGKVLSRSVPLYHQLRELLIQQIESGEWKPGRQLPTEKELSAEFSVSRATVRQALQYLQHQGLIERYPGRGTFVARPKISHNLLDMYVNPSDFKLEGAVARTVIDGLSRRPAPPNVAARLQLPLGDEVWELRRIVTVDGTPDMLITSWLPYRNFPDFDQPLLRSRTMKTFLREQYGIEGGRQHKEIEVTVLDEAEAELLAASVASPAFLFTHVSMRADGRPYEYRKMIVRGDRSKFHVDLEEPEPLV
- a CDS encoding enoyl-CoA hydratase/isomerase family protein, giving the protein MTTHAGSQPARMLPPVEEREWREVLWETSASGVLTITLNRPERLNALNFRLLREVTQLIEHARSEQSIRVVALRGQGTRAFCSGDDLKGMDPEPGVDSSQTMHHPLLLAIRELPKPVVALIKGFALGHGFELACACDMRLCADNLDAGDHRVYRSIGMNGGTSWFLPRIVGQGRALELLMTGAHMTAEQALAWGWATRVWPLAEFDERAGEYLEMLARLPTIAAGAFKAAVEFSSSHSLRDSLANELAVSARIRGTEDAAEGRRSFHEKRAPVYHGR
- a CDS encoding CoA transferase, coding for MGPLEGVRVLDLTWFHQGGYSTVILADLGAEIIKVERPGVGDPGRQIGRFVKDGATIVPYFIAHDRGKKSITVDLQHPEGKALIERLVPTVDVLVHNFRPGVMERLGLAYEDLRPLNPGLIYASASAYGERGPLREQPGFDIVGQARGGLMSVTGTEESGPLPAGAMVADHTGAMFLAQGITAALYHKARTGEGQALDVSLYGTVMCLQSWEINQYSITGNLPPKSGRGHQLNRGLWGSFQCADGKWLVLAGMGGERFNRFVELAGLKERLESDPALSTPEGRMRDRDRLWRVVEEGMRSRPRDEWLRLFAKHDIIVAPVQDYAEVLEDEQAWANDYLVRVEHPEAGELRIVGTPIHMSGTPAGNFALPPELGQHTEEVLLATGFTWEDLTRLREAGAI
- a CDS encoding enoyl-CoA hydratase/isomerase family protein, which translates into the protein MDGDVVLCERDGPVALVTLNRPDKHNAVNRDMQAALAATIEALEADDDCLVIVLTGAGDKAFCAGADMGEVLERGALEPRPAGAPPPPPAPNGVGAVARAKKPVIGAINGYAYGLGAQLSLSVDIRIASENARWRFVGASYGLVVSGADLPRIVGPAVAKELLFTTRVVDADEALRIGLANRVVPAADLLPTSLEMARQIAANSPGAVRWAKRVVDAATTIEAGRAAEAEAGRALRGTSDNTTRFRAAAERVIGGGA